One window of Myripristis murdjan chromosome 8, fMyrMur1.1, whole genome shotgun sequence genomic DNA carries:
- the sec14l1 gene encoding SEC14-like protein 1 produces the protein MVQEYQSPVRVYKHPFELIMAAYVKRFPKCPLIPVFVDSEIISESHSEDGSTLVTERRCVVDVDAPRLLKRIAGVDYLYFIQKNTLNRRERTLRIEVHNETFSNRVIVHELCNYSVHPENEDWTCFEQTASLDIKSFFGFESTAEKIAMKQYASSIKKGKEIIEYYLRELEQEGITYIPRWTPPVVPPTARLQLPPTSAARAIPVHSAKDGLPSKDPASPTELLAGSPDDKLDADYIRRYLGDLTPLQESCLIRLRQWLQETHKGKIPKDQHVLRFLRARDFNIDKAREFLCQSLTWRKQHQVDFLLDSWERPQVLQDYYTGGWHHHDRDGRPLYILRLGQMDTKGLVRALGEEVLLRQVLSINEEGLRRCEENTRVFGRPISCWTCLVDLEGLNMRHLWRPAVKALLRIIEVVEANYPETLGRLLILRAPRVFPVLWTLVSPFIDENTRKKFLIYASNDYQGPGGLVDYIDREIIPDFLGGDCMWDIPEGGMVPKSLYRTAEELESEENRLWTDSIYKSASVFKGAPYELLIEITEASSVITWDFDVCKGDVIFNIYHSKRAPQPQKKDALGAHGIPSPGAINVQLIDRNWVLGQDYSMVESALHCREGESVQGSHVTRWPGFYILQWRFHSSPACSASSLPRVDDVLASLQVSSHKCKVMYYTEVLGSHDFRGSMTSLESSHSGFSQLSAVTTSSSQSQASSTISR, from the exons ATGGTGCAGGAGTACCAGTCCCCCGTCCGGGTCTACAAGCACCCATTCGAGCTCATAATGGCG GCCTATGTGAAGAGGTTCCCCAAGTGCCCGCTCATCCCAGTGTTTGTGGACAGTGAGATCATCAGTGAGAGCCACAGTGAGGATGGATCCACCCTTGTTACTGAGAGACGCTGTGTGGTCGATGTTGATGCTCCCCGACTGCTCAAAAGG atAGCCGGTGTGGATTACCTCTACTTCATCCAAAAGAACACTCTGAATCGCAGAGAGAGGACGCTGCGCATTGAGGTCCACAACGAGACCTTCTCCAACAGAGTCATTGTCCATGAGCTCTGCAACTACTCA GTTCATCCCGAGAATGAGGACTGGACGTGCTTCGAACAGACAGCTAGTCTGGATATTAAATCCTTTTTTGGCTTTGAGAGCACAGCAGAGAAGATAGCTATGAAGCAGTACGCCAGCAGCATTAAAAAG GGCAAAGAGATTATCGAGTACTACCTCAGGGAGCTCGAGCAGGAAGGAATAACTTACATACCCCGTTGGACCCCCCCTGTCGTCCCTCCCACTGCCAGGCTCCAACTGCCACCCACCTCTGCTGCCAGAGCCATCCCAGTGCACAGTGCCAAGGATGGACTGCCCAGCAAGGACCCTGCCAGCCCCACAGAGCTGCTGGCTGGCTCTCCCGATG ACAAGTTGGATGCAGACTACATCAGACGTTACCTTGGTGACTTAACCCCCTTGCAGGAGAGCTGTCTTATTCGACTGCGCCAGTGGCTACAGGAAACCCACAAGGGAAAg ATTCCAAAGGACCAGCACGTGCTGCGTTTCCTCAGGGCCAGGGATTTCAACATCGACAAGGCCAGAGAGTTCTTGTGCCAGTCGCTCACTTGGAGGAAGCAGCATCAGGTGGACTTCCTTCTAGACTCGTGGGAGCGGCCACAAGTGTTGCAGGACTATTACACGGGAGGCTGGCACCACCATGACAGAG ATGGACGTCCTCTGTATATTTTACGACTGGGACAAATGGACACTAAGGGCTTGGTTCGAGCCTTGGGAGAGGAGGTGCTTCTTCGACAG GTCCTGTCCATCAATGAGGAGGGACTACGGCGTTGTGAGGAAAACACCAGAGTCTTTGGTCGACCCATCAG CTGTTGGACTTGCCTGGTGGACCTGGAGGGTCTGAACATGCGTCACTTGTGGAGACCAGCGGTTAAGGCTCTGCTGAGGATCATCGAGGTTGTGGAGGCCAATTACCCCGAGACTCTGGGACGCCTGCTCATACTGAGGGCGCCAAGAGTCTTTCCAGTCCTCTGGACACTG GTCAGTCCCTTCATTGATGAGAACACCCGTAAGAAATTTCTTATTTATGCCAGTAATGATTACCAAGGACCCGGAGGCTTGGTGGACTACATCGACAGAGAAATCATCCCTGACTTCTTGGGAGGGGACTGCATG TGGGACATCCCTGAGGGCGGTATGGTCCCCAAGTCTCTGTACAGAACAGCGGAGGAGCTGGAGAGTGAGGAGAACCGCCTGTGGACCGACTCAATATATAAAAGTGCCAGTGTGTTCAAAGGAGCCCCATATGAG ctgctgatcgAGATCACAGAAGCCTCCTCAGTCATCACCTGGGACTTTGATGTGTGTAAAGGAGATGTGATCTTCAACATCTACCACTCCAAGAGGGCACCACAGCCCCAAAAGAAAGACGCACTCGGGGCCCATGGTATCCCATCCCCAGGGGCCATTAATGTCCAGCTGATAGATAGAAACTGGGTGCTGGGCCAGGACTACAGCATGGTGGAGTCAGCCCTCCactgcagggagggagagagtgtccAG GGCTCCCATGTAACGCGCTGGCCCGGCTTCTACATCCTCCAGTGGCGCTTCCACAGCTCCCCAGCCTGCTCGGCCTCTAGCCTGCCCCGTGTGGACGATGTGTTGGCATCTCTGCAGGTCTCCTCCCACAAGTGTAAGGTCATGTACTATACGGAAGTTCTGGGATCCCATGACTTCAG GGGTTCCATGACTAGTCTGGAGTCTAGTCATAGTGGCTTTTCCCAACTCAGCGCTGTCACCACTTCCTCTAGCCAATCACAAGCCAGCTCCACCATCTCAAGGTAG